The proteins below are encoded in one region of Colias croceus chromosome 17, ilColCroc2.1:
- the LOC123699277 gene encoding atrial natriuretic peptide receptor 1, translating into MPAVRPPAFEDLDITLVFLLKKSFSERTVYKVGVLMASRLDSPFDLERCGPAVDLALDKVNEKFLAHHNVELQKVQGSYPSCSGAIAPGLAADMHFKDDVIAFIGPACAFALEPVARLAAYWNTPIITGMGDQPPSEGELAAPASVVSRMHRLRNLRKGTRTLFNDKGKYPTLTRMSYCQCRLPRVFTSVFERFGWAHVALLLDKSDLFSLTVGKSLEWGLRKEGVLKAVRELDGNERESCEALLRDVSMYARVVILSVRGSLVREFLLAAHSLGMTRGDWAFLDVEIFQGGYWGETGWAAGDERDAAARAAYEALLRVSLKLPTGDRFDEFADTVRSMARQHYNYTFSDGEEVNFFIGAFYDGVYLLGMALNETLTEGGDIRDGRNITRRMWGRDFHGITGHVRIDAVGDRDADYAILDLDPVTGKFEVVAFYHGLNMSYKAVAGKAIHWPGGRRAPPPDKPRCGFLGTDPICQGGTSQTVLLYCFIGLAVFFTIAVTASCFAYKLVKIDAELNNTAWRVRPEEVLVEVATGLGASPALHSINELSLGWNIRNTNASPVAPSLTLSSFTVGLYKGNRVAVKKIHRKKLDLNKKLLWEIKQARNVSHENTARFIGACVDCPLVFILTEYCPKGSLKDVLANEELQLDWNFRTSLVHDIVQGMCYLHSGLGAHGKLRSSNCLIDGRFVLKISDYGLNTLCTPTDLIKDDSYYYKLLWTAPELVAGSVYPGVLASLKGDVYSFAIILEEIVLRAGPFHHFTPTMTNKEIVSRVCAHETPPFRPVVCASETGARGAAGAAAELLELAERCWAEAPDDRPSFDTINANYIKGYCDNLMDDLLSRMEQYANNLESLVEEKTEQLSMEKRRSEELLYQVLPRPVAQQLMAGEVVQPESFECVTVYFSDIVGFTELCAESTPMQVVDLLNDLYSTFDRIIGFYDVYKVETIGDAYMVVSGLPERNGDQHAREICLMALAIVEAVRSFVVRHRPTHRLEVRVGVHSGPVCAGVVGVKMPHYCLFGDTVNTASRMESTGQPLRIHLSESTRALVSQWGTFEVERRGDVELKGRGRMLTHWLVACAERPRPLPEPQPHHYPILFPAIQPPLLHAPYLVVEPTTLAA; encoded by the exons ATGCCGGCGGTACGGCCGCCGGCATTTGAAGACCTGGATataactttgg tttttcttttgaaaaagTCGTTTTCGGAGCGGACTGTTTATAAAGTAGGGGTTTTGATGGCGTCAAGATTAGATTCCCCTTTTGATTTGGAACGCTGTGGACCGGCTGTGGACCTCGCTCTTGATAAAGTCAATGAAAAGTTTTTGGCACATCATAACGTTGAATTACAGAAAGTGCAGGGAAG CTACCCGTCGTGTTCGGGCGCGATAGCCCCAGGGCTGGCTGCTGACATGCACTTCAAGGACGACGTGATCGCCTTCATTGGGCCGGCTTGTGCGTTCGCGCTGGAGCCTGTGGCTAGGCTGGCGGCTTATTGGAACACACCTATTATTACTGGGATGGGAGATCAG CCCCCGTCTGAAGGCGAACTCGCAGCTCCAGCAAGTGTGGTCAGTCGAATGCATAGATTACGGAATCTTCGTAAAGGAACCAGA ACGTTATTCAACGACAAGGGCAAGTACCCCACACTGACTCGTATGTCCTACTGCCAATGCCGACTGCCTCGTGTCTTCACCAGCGTGTTTGAGCGGTTTGGTTGGGCCCATGTCGCCCTGCTGCTAGATAAATCTGACCTCTTCTCCTTAACTGTTG GTAAGAGCCTAGAATGGGGATTACGAAAAGAAGGGGTTTTGAAAGCTGTGAGGGAATTAGATGGGAATGAACGTGAGTCCTGCGAGGCTTTACTTCGAGATGTCAGCATGTATGCACGAg TGGTGATCCTTAGCGTGCGTGGCTCGTTGGTGCGCGAGTTCCTGCTCGCCGCGCACTCGCTCGGCATGACGAGGGGAGACTGGGCATTCTTGGATGTTGAGATATTTCAG GGTGGGTATTGGGGCGAGACGGGCTGGGCAGCAGGTGATGAACGAGACGCTGCCGCCCGCGCGGCCTACGAAGCGTTGCTACGCGTATCACTCAAGTTGCCTACTGGTGACAGGTTCGACGAGTTCGCGGATACCGTGCGGAGTATGGCGAGACAGCATTATAATTATACGTTCTCGGATGGAGAGGAG GTGAACTTCTTTATCGGCGCGTTCTACGACGGCGTGTACTTACTGGGTATGGCGCTCAACGAGACGCTCACTGAGGGGGGAGACATCCGCGACGGGAGAAATATTACTCGACGCATGTGGGGTCGGGACTTTCATG GTATAACTGGACATGTTCGGATAGACGCAGTGGGCGACCGAGACGCTGATTATGCAATACTCGACTTGGATCCTGTTACTGGCAAGTTTGAG GTGGTGGCATTCTACCACGGTCTGAACATGAGCTACAAGGCTGTAGCGGGCAAGGCGATCCACTGGCCGGGCGGCCGCCGCGCGCCGCCGCCCGACAAGCCGCGCTGTGGCTTCCTTGGCACTGATCCTATTTGTCAGGGAGGTACGT CGCAAACAGTCTTATTATACTGTTTCATTGGGCTTGCTGTGTTTTTTACAATCGCAGTAACAGCCTCTTGTTTTGCATacaa ATTGGTGAAAATAGATGCCGAATTAAACAATACAGCGTGGCGTGTGAGGCCCGAAGAGGTGCTCGTAGAAGTGGCTACTGGGCTCGGAGCTAGTCCAGCTCTACATAGTATTAATGAA TTATCCCTTGGTTGGAACATTCGCAACACAAACGCTTCACCTGTAGCGCCGTCGCTCACACTGTCGTCGTTCACCGTCGGTTTGTATAAGGGCAACCGCGTCGCAGTGAAGAAAATACATAGAAAGAAATTggatttgaataaaaaactgTTGTGGGAGATAAAACAG GCTCGCAACGTATCACACGAGAACACGGCGCGTTTTATCGGCGCGTGTGTGGACTGCCCTTTAGTGTTCATACTAACGGAGTATTGTCCTAAGGGCTCGCTAAAGGATGTGTTAGCTAATGAAGAGCTGCAATTAGACTGGAATTTTAGGACTTCTCTTGTACATGATATTGTTCAG GGCATGTGCTACTTGCACAGTGGGCTGGGCGCGCACGGCAAGCTGCGCTCGTCGAACTGTCTCATCGACGGGCGCTTCGTGCTCAAGATATCGGACTACGGGCTCAACACGCTGTGCACGCCCACTGATCTCATTAAGGACGACTCGTACTACTATA AGTTACTATGGACGGCACCGGAGCTAGTAGCGGGCAGCGTGTACCCGGGCGTGCTCGCGTCGCTGAAGGGCGACGTGTACAGCTTCGCGATCATTCTCGAAGAGATCGTGCTCAGGGCGGGGCCCTTCCATCACTTTACACCCACTATGACTAATAAGG AAATCGTGTCCCGCGTGTGCGCGCACGAGACGCCACCATTCCGTCCCGTGGTGTGTGCGAGCGAGACGGGTGcgcgcggcgcggcgggcgcGGCGGCCGAGCTGCTCGAGCTCGCTGAGCGCTGCTGGGCTGAGGCGCCCGATGATCGACCCAGCTTTGATACTATCAACGCGAACTATATCAA AGGCTATTGCGACAACCTAATGGATGATCTCCTAAGTCGTATGGAGCAGTACGCCAACAATTTAGAATCACTTGTGGAAGAAAAAACAGAACAACTCTCAATGGAGAAGAGGCGCTCTGAAGAGCTCTTGTACCAAGTATTGCCAag GCCAGTAGCACAACAACTAATGGCTGGCGAAGTGGTCCAACCAGAAAGCTTCGAATGCGTAACCGTATACTTCAGCGACATAGTTGGTTTCACTGAACTGTGTGCGGAATCCACGCCGATGCAAGTTGTTGATCTGCTGAACGATTTGTATAGTACGTTTGACAGGATTATTGGATTCTATGATGTTTATAAG GTGGAAACAATAGGCGACGCATACATGGTAGTGTCAGGTCTGCCCGAACGGAATGGTGACCAACACGCGAGAGAGATCTGCCTCATGGCGCTCGCTATAGTAGAAGCGGTGCGATCCTTTGTAGTGAGGCACCGACCTACGCATCGACTTGAG gtgAGGGTAGGTGTACACTCTGGGCCGGTGTGCGCGGGCGTGGTGGGCGTTAAAATGCCGCACTATTGCTTGTTCGGCGATACCGTTAACACGGCTAGCAGGATGGAATCTACTGGACAAC CGCTGCGCATCCACTTAAGCGAGAGCACGCGGGCACTGGTCTCCCAATGGGGCACGTTCGAAGTGGAGCGGCGCGGGGACGTGGAGCTGAAGGGGCGCGGGCGCATGCTCACGCACTGGCTGGTGGCGTGCGCCGAGCGGCCGCGCCCGCTGCCCGAGCCGCAGCCGCACCACTACCCCATACTGTTCCCCGCCATACAGCCGCCGCTGCTGCACGCGCCCTACCTCGTCGTCGAGCCCACCACGCTGGCTGCTTAG
- the LOC123699278 gene encoding uncharacterized protein LOC123699278: MDTLVKNQKIIDIAIEISNSNFNFRIETVVVSKDVDEAIINKFLQSYKGTVVVEMKRDGPPPKQVVIFVESYFSFKKILGILKPDLKGKSLMHSGAKLVIILLSHPHNLRQINSLLWDYYAIDVVIIVERKVGNIALYTYFPYKSETDCDNVEPTLIGLWSEDINHKSKLFPDKTSNMNHCPLFISTNKVYHPATEHKIPLQIIKKTLHNMLRDIVNSTLVVINRKYTSIDSDSTMSWSESLNDVSRGVVNISTCTVSLGFDKGGLFDYSVPYFRIRLAWIGPPTTFGSTLWKLLVPLNGYLWLVLLIVSFIVITIPYISKIQCVKPFCSRYFKNLNKMRRITFRTWGVMVGQPIRVKPRRFRDFYLISLWIWFTFIVRSAYQSVLIGALKTDTIIGNFLNLQEAVDDGYHFGGRSGILAYFEHDPIIEDRFQVVLESKYDQTFRDVLENKKRFIIASSLEYAWTLCLAEAISEKDCGYLLPDSILMVPLVVWMKKHSPFVRPLSVWLPRLIESGLLIKDAEQKPLQNIITSDPTPLTIKQAVSCFLLLILGYGISITVFVLELLLKKQSCYGCYLKKNNFNTRC, translated from the coding sequence ATGGATACCTTGGttaaaaatcagaaaataataGACATCGCTATCGAAATATCAAATAGTAACTTTAACTTTAGAATAGAAACCGTCGTTGTTTCGAAAGATGTTGATGAAgcgattattaataaattccttCAAAGTTACAAAGGAACTGTAGTGGTCGAAATGAAGAGGGACGGACCACCTCCAAAACAAGTGGTTATATTCGTGGAATCATACTTCTCGTTTAAAAAGATATTGGGAATTTTAAAACCCGACCTAAAGGGAAAGTCGTTGATGCACAGTGGAGCGAaacttgtaattattttattgtcacACCCACACAACCTTCGGCAAATAAACAGTCTTCTATGGGACTATTATGCCATCGATGTAGTAATAATAGTCGAACGAAAGGTCGGAAATATAGCTCTATACACATATTTTCCTTACAAAAGTGAAACGGATTGTGATAATGTAGAGCCTACGTTGATTGGGTTGTGGAGTGAAGATATAAATCACAAAAGTAAACTATTTCCAGATAAAACATCTAACATGAACCATTgtcctttatttatttcaaccaATAAAGTTTACCATCCGGCAACTGAACACAAGATTcctttacaaataattaagaaGACATTGCATAACATGCTACGAGACATAGTAAATAGCACCCTCGTTGTTATAAATCGGAAATATACAAGCATTGATTCAGACAGTACTATGAGTTGGTCTGAATCGCTTAACGACGTGAGTCGTGGTGTTGTTAATATTTCAACTTGCACCGTGTCGCTTGGATTTGACAAAGGAGGTTTGTTTGACTATTCTGTGCCCTATTTTAGAATACGACTAGCCTGGATAGGACCACCCACTACATTCGGCTCAACTCTGTGGAAACTATTGGTACCTTTAAATGGATATTTGTGGCTTGTATTGCTCATCGTTTCTTTTATAGTCATAACTATTCCGTACATATCGAAGATTCAATGCGTTAAGCCATTCTGCAGtcgatattttaaaaacctCAACAAAATGCGAAGAATTACTTTCAGAACATGGGGCGTTATGGTAGGACAGCCCATACGAGTTAAACCAAGGAGATTTCGAGATTTCTATTTAATCAGTCTATGGATTTGGTTCACTTTCATTGTGAGAAGCGCATATCAAAGCGTGTTAATAGGAGCATTGAAGACAGACACCATTATTGGTAATTTCCTAAATCTACAAGAAGCTGTCGACGATGGTTATCATTTCGGAGGTCGTTCAGGAATATTGGCGTATTTTGAACATGATCCAATAATTGAAGATCGTTTTCAAGTGGTGCTCGAATCTAAGTACGATCAGACATTTCGAGATGTTTTAGAAAACAAAAAGAGATTTATTATTGCGAGCTCTTTGGAGTACGCGTGGACGTTGTGTTTAGCTGAAGCGATAAGCGAGAAAGATTGCGGTTATTTATTGCCAGATTCGATACTAATGGTACCCTTGGTAGTTTGGATGAAGAAACATTCACCATTTGTTCGGCCCTTGTCTGTGTGGTTACCGAGATTGATAGAAAGCGGATTGTTGATAAAAGACGCAGAACAAAAACCACTACAGAATATTATTACATCGGATCCTACGCCGCTGACTATAAAACAAGCTGTTAGCTGTTTCTTATTACTTATTCTGGGCTACGGTATATCCATTACAGTGTTTGTTCTagaattgttattaaaaaaacaatcttGTTACGGAtgctatttaaaaaagaataatttCAATACACGCTGCTAA